CAATTGCAACCGATGCCAATGGCCACATCGTTCGCCTTGAAGATATCGCATCGGTATCGCGAGGTGAAAAAACGCCACAAGACCAGATCGCGATTATCGATGGCGAGCCGGGTGTAATTGTTGCTGCGCGCATGCACCCAGACCTACGTGTCGATAATTGGACATCACGCGCCAATGCGGTGATTGAGAAGTTTGAGCAAGAGCTACCGAGCAATGTTCACGTTAACGTGCTCTTTAATCAGCAAGGTTATACAGAGACACGTCTAAACGATCTCGGCGAAAGCTTGTTGATCGGTTTTGTTCTTATCTTGATTGTTCTGTTTGTCACCCTTGGTGTTCGTGCCGCAATCTTGGTCGCTATCTCGCTGCCTTTAACGTCTTTGCTCACGCTTTCCATCATGAAAATGACTGGTGTACCTATCAACCAGATGTCGGTGACGGGCTTGATTGTGGCACTCGGGATTATGGTAGATAACGCGGTAGTGATGGTGGATACCATTCAAGCGTATCGACTTAAAGGTCAACATCGAGCTGAAGCGACCATGAATGCATTGAAGCATTTATGGGTGCCGCTATTGGGTTCAACACTAACCACAGTATTGGCATTCGCGCCGATCATTCTGATGCCGGGTGCTTCTGGTGAATTTGTGGGCGGCATTGCGATTACGGTGTCGTTCTCACTGATCGGCTCATATGTGATTTCTCATACTCTGATCGCTGGTCTCGCAACTCGATTACTGCCGAAGCAGTTAAGCGATGTTGATAAGCGAGGAGAACATCATTGGTACATGACGGGGCTTCGTATTCCTGCATTAACTCGTTGGTTCTCGTCATCGGTGCGTTTTGGTGCTACCCATCCCATCATCACTATTGCCCTAGTTCTTTTGGTGCCGTTTACCGGCTACTGGAGTATGTCTCAGCTTACTGAGCAGTTCTTCCCACCATCAGACCGAGATATGTTTGAGATTCAGGTTTACATGCCGCCTCAAGCAAGTGTTTACGCGACTAAGCAAACCTCGGAACGAATTGATGAAATCATCCATCGCTACTCTGAGGTTGAACGTATCGATTGGTTGGTGGGTGCGAACTTCCCATCGTTCTACTACAACCTTCAAGCAAGGCAAAATAATGCGCCTTACTTCTCTCAAGCAATGGTGAAAACGGGAGATTTTGTCCAAGCCAATGCCCTGATCCCTGAGTTGCAGAAGGTGTTAGATAAAGAGGTGCCTGAAGCTCAAATTCTGGTGCGTAAATTGAATCAAGGTCCTCCGTTCACGGCTCCCGTAGAACTGCGTGTATACGGTGAGAACCTAGATACATTGAAAGCGATTGGTGAAGATGTTCGTCTTATCTTAGCGGGTGTTCCGCATGTGACGCACACTCGTGAAACACTGCAGCCGGGCACGCCAAAAGTGTGGCTCAAAGTGGATGAAGATACTGCCAAGCTAAATGGCATTTCATTGAATCAGTTTGCTGGGCTACTGCAAACCACGCTAACTGGACGCGAGAGTGGTTCGGTTATTGAGGGAAGCGAATCGGTACCAATTCGTGTTCGCGTGGCTGATGATGCACGTGAAGATTTGACGCACCTAAGCAATATCCGTTTGCCGATTAACTCAGAGGTTTATTCGACGGGGATTAATGTCTCGACTTTGGCTGAGCTGGAGTTAACAACCAGTCGCGGCGCAATTACTCGCCGTAACGGTCAGCGAGTGAATACGATTGAAGGCTACATTGAAGCGGGTGTTTTGCCACAAACTGTGCTCAACGAGTTCCAAAAGCGTTTAGAGAGCTACGAGATTCCATCAGGCTACACCATTGATTTTGGTGGTGAATCTGCCGAGCGTGACCACTCAGTGAATAGCTTGATCTCTAATGTAGCAGTCGTTGTTGTCTTGATGGTGTTGGTGGTCGTGATGTCCTTCAACTCATTCAGGCTAAGTACCATTATCTTCATGGTAGCAGCCTTGGCTGGTGGACTCGGTTTACTGTCGGTTTGGATATTTGGCTATCCGTTTGGTTTTACAGTGATCATAGCAATGCTGGGTATCGCAGGCCTTGCTATCAATGCTGCAATCGTGATTCTGACGGAATTGAAGCTAGACAAAGAGGCATCGTCGGGCAGTGTGGATGCAGTGGTGAACGCAGTCATGTCTTGTACTCGTCATATTAGCTCAACCACAATCACCACAGTCGGAGGCTTTATGCCGTTGATCATCGCTGGTGGCGGCTTCTGGCCTCCGTTTGCGGTCGCGATTGTTGGCGGTACTGTACTGACTACTTTAATCTCTTTCTACTTCGTGCCAGTGGTGTTCCACCTAATGACGCGTAAGAAGGGGTTACATACCGCAGCCGTATTAGCGCATTAGTTTCCCAAATAATTCAGAAAACCGAGTAAAGAAAAGGTGAGGCCAAAAGAGCCTCACCTTTTTTGTCTCTAATTGTTCACTCATTTACGATAACAAAAAATTATTAGGTTGATAGCTAATGATAATTTCACGTCTTTAGGTTCATTTCGTAACATTCACCTTAAGAAATGGCGAG
The Vibrio pelagius genome window above contains:
- a CDS encoding efflux RND transporter permease subunit — protein: MKIIETISNTRLLILMTALLMVSGISAFMTLPRAEDPVIINRYANITTSFPGASAERVETLVTEVIENKLRELSEVKLVSSTSRPSVSIVTLELDDTITEPEPVWSQARDKLSDVEPLLPAGAQSPDLDSDHTYAFTTITALTWAGAGEPDRLTLGRYAKELAKRLRTLSGTEFVDEYGMPQEEIQINLRTADAAALGRSSVNIAESLEGADAKNSAGELVSSYSRFGLEIESELDSIERIKQVPIATDANGHIVRLEDIASVSRGEKTPQDQIAIIDGEPGVIVAARMHPDLRVDNWTSRANAVIEKFEQELPSNVHVNVLFNQQGYTETRLNDLGESLLIGFVLILIVLFVTLGVRAAILVAISLPLTSLLTLSIMKMTGVPINQMSVTGLIVALGIMVDNAVVMVDTIQAYRLKGQHRAEATMNALKHLWVPLLGSTLTTVLAFAPIILMPGASGEFVGGIAITVSFSLIGSYVISHTLIAGLATRLLPKQLSDVDKRGEHHWYMTGLRIPALTRWFSSSVRFGATHPIITIALVLLVPFTGYWSMSQLTEQFFPPSDRDMFEIQVYMPPQASVYATKQTSERIDEIIHRYSEVERIDWLVGANFPSFYYNLQARQNNAPYFSQAMVKTGDFVQANALIPELQKVLDKEVPEAQILVRKLNQGPPFTAPVELRVYGENLDTLKAIGEDVRLILAGVPHVTHTRETLQPGTPKVWLKVDEDTAKLNGISLNQFAGLLQTTLTGRESGSVIEGSESVPIRVRVADDAREDLTHLSNIRLPINSEVYSTGINVSTLAELELTTSRGAITRRNGQRVNTIEGYIEAGVLPQTVLNEFQKRLESYEIPSGYTIDFGGESAERDHSVNSLISNVAVVVVLMVLVVVMSFNSFRLSTIIFMVAALAGGLGLLSVWIFGYPFGFTVIIAMLGIAGLAINAAIVILTELKLDKEASSGSVDAVVNAVMSCTRHISSTTITTVGGFMPLIIAGGGFWPPFAVAIVGGTVLTTLISFYFVPVVFHLMTRKKGLHTAAVLAH